A genomic segment from Fundulus heteroclitus isolate FHET01 chromosome 6, MU-UCD_Fhet_4.1, whole genome shotgun sequence encodes:
- the wrnip1 gene encoding ATPase WRNIP1 isoform X1, which translates to MAELMSTVSDSVQCPVCFKDFTPEAINGHLDACLLSSAAESGPPGKKARISEPADVSSSPMAGTQSSSSAVFALFQANKGKPDGQPERSASKASPVRALGTKRAATEAGPGSAGTESPCASNGESAQSSGSASARTLLSLNKPLADVLRPNTLEDYFGQNKVIGQQTLIRSLLETQEIPSLILWGPPGCGKTTLAHIIASTSKIKGSARFVTLSATSASTNEVREVIKQARNELRLCKRKTILFIDEIHRFNKSQQDTFLPHVECGAVTLIGATTENPSFQVNAALLSRCRVLVLEKLSVEAMGLILNRAVAALGIQVRGEGPTNSSNRNQTNGNEPNISIEQKALDTIAYLCDGDARTGLNSLQLAVQAQMKSPRSNRSTADGLPPQVVVTEEHIKEGLQRSHILYDKAGEEHYNCISALHKSMRGSHENASLYWLGRMLEGGEDPLYVARRLVRFASEDVGLADPAALTQAVSAFQACHFIGMPECEVILAQCAIYLARAPKSVEIYKAYSNVKACLRNHKGPLPPVPLHLRNAPTRLMKQLDYGKGYKYNPAFHNPVEQEYLPEELRDVDFFTWTPSDS; encoded by the exons ATGGCGGAGTTGATGTCAACCGTTTCGGACTCCGTCCAATGTCCCGTTTGTTTCAAAGACTTCACGCCCGAGGCGATAAACGGACACCTGGACGCGTGCCTGCTGAGCAGCGCTGCGGAGAGCGGCCCTCCCGGGAAGAAAGCGCGCATTTCGGAGCCTGCCGACGTTTCCTCCTCCCCCATGGCCGGGACGCAGTCTTCTTCTTCGGCGGTGTTCGCTCTGTTTCAGGCCAACAAGGGGAAACCTGACGGCCAGCCCGAGCGAAGCGCCAGTAAAGCGAGTCCCGTCCGTGCTCTCGGTACCAAGCGTGCAGCGACGGAGGCTGGTCCGGgatcagcagggacagagagtCCATGTGCGTCAAACGGGGAGTCCGCTCAGAGCAGCGGCTCCGCATCTGCGCGGACCTTGCTTTCGTTAAACAAACCTCTGGCGGACGTCCTGAGACCGAACACGCTGGAGGATTACTTTGGCCAGAACAAGGTCATAGGCCAGCAAACTCTCATCCGGTCGCTTCTGGAAACTCAGGAGATCCCCTCTCTGATCCTCTGGGGTCCGCCGGGATGCGGAAAG acGACCCTGGCCCACATCATCGCCAGCACGAGTAAAATCAAAGGATCGGCTCGTTTCGTCACGCTGTCGGCAACCAGTGCGTCCACCAACGAAGTCCGGGAGGTGATTAAGCAGGCGCGGAATGAGCTCCGGCTCTGCAAGAGGAAAACAATCCTGTTTATTGATGAGATTCACCGCTTCAACAAGTCCCAACAG GACACCTTCCTGCCCCATGTGGAGTGCGGGGCAGTCACTCTGATTGGAGCAACCACTGAGAACCCGTCCTTCCAGGTGAACGCGGCTTTGCTGAGCAGGTGCAGGGTGCTGGTACTGGAGAAGCTGTCAGTCGAGGCAATGGGCTTGATCCTGAACAGGGCTGTGGCCGCACTTGGGATCCAAGTCCGGGGAGAAGGTCCAACAAATTCCTCTAATCGAAACCAGACCAATGGCAATGA ACCAAATATATCCATCGAACAGAAAGCCTTGGACACCATAGCCTACCTCTGTGATGGCGACGCAAGAACAGGACTCAACAGTCTCCAGCTGGCAGTTCAGGCGCAGATGAAATCCCCGCGATCGAACCGGTCGACGGCAGATGGACTTCCTCCACAGGTCGTGGTGACAGAGGAGCACATCAAGGAGGGTCTCCAGAGGTCCCACATCCTCTACGATAAAGCTG GTGAGGAGCATTACAACTGCATCTCTGCGTTGCACAAGTCCATGAGAGGCTCCCATGAGAACGCCTCCCTCTACTGGCTGGGCCGCATGCTGGAGGGCGGCGAGGACCCGCTCTACGTGGCCCGCAGGCTGGTCCGCTTCGCCAGCGAGGACGTAG GTTTAGCAGACCCCGCCGCTCTCACTCAGGCTGTGTCGGCCTTCCAAGCCTGTCACTTCATCGGCATGCCTGAATGTGAG GTGATTCTGGCTCAGTGTGCCATCTACCTTGCCCGGGCACCCAAGTCTGTGGAGATCTACAAGGCCTACAGCAATGTTAAGGCCTGTCTGAGAAACCACAAAGGCCCCCTTCCTCCTGTCCCCTTGCACCTCCGCAACGCACCCACCAGGCTGATGAAACAGCTGGACTATGGCAAAGGCTACAAATACAACCCGGCGTTTCACAACCCTGTGGAACAGGAGTACCTGCCTGAGGAGCTGCGAGACGTTGACTTCTTCACCTGGACACCGTCAGACTCTTGA
- the wrnip1 gene encoding ATPase WRNIP1 isoform X2: MAELMSTVSDSVQCPVCFKDFTPEAINGHLDACLLSSAAESGPPGKKARISEPADVSSSPMAGTQSSSSAVFALFQANKGKPDGQPERSASKASPVRALGTKRAATEAGPGSAGTESPCASNGESAQSSGSASARTLLSLNKPLADVLRPNTLEDYFGQNKVIGQQTLIRSLLETQEIPSLILWGPPGCGKTTLAHIIASTSKIKGSARFVTLSATSASTNEVREVIKQARNELRLCKRKTILFIDEIHRFNKSQQDTFLPHVECGAVTLIGATTENPSFQVNAALLSRCRVLVLEKLSVEAMGLILNRAVAALGIQVRGEGPTNSSNRNQTNGNEPNISIEQKALDTIAYLCDGDARTGLNSLQLAVQAQMKSPRSNRSTADGLPPQVVVTEEHIKEGLQRSHILYDKAGEEHYNCISALHKSMRGSHENASLYWLGRMLEGGEDPLYVARRLVRFASEDVGLADPAALTQAVSAFQACHFIGMPECDSGSVCHLPCPGTQVCGDLQGLQQC, translated from the exons ATGGCGGAGTTGATGTCAACCGTTTCGGACTCCGTCCAATGTCCCGTTTGTTTCAAAGACTTCACGCCCGAGGCGATAAACGGACACCTGGACGCGTGCCTGCTGAGCAGCGCTGCGGAGAGCGGCCCTCCCGGGAAGAAAGCGCGCATTTCGGAGCCTGCCGACGTTTCCTCCTCCCCCATGGCCGGGACGCAGTCTTCTTCTTCGGCGGTGTTCGCTCTGTTTCAGGCCAACAAGGGGAAACCTGACGGCCAGCCCGAGCGAAGCGCCAGTAAAGCGAGTCCCGTCCGTGCTCTCGGTACCAAGCGTGCAGCGACGGAGGCTGGTCCGGgatcagcagggacagagagtCCATGTGCGTCAAACGGGGAGTCCGCTCAGAGCAGCGGCTCCGCATCTGCGCGGACCTTGCTTTCGTTAAACAAACCTCTGGCGGACGTCCTGAGACCGAACACGCTGGAGGATTACTTTGGCCAGAACAAGGTCATAGGCCAGCAAACTCTCATCCGGTCGCTTCTGGAAACTCAGGAGATCCCCTCTCTGATCCTCTGGGGTCCGCCGGGATGCGGAAAG acGACCCTGGCCCACATCATCGCCAGCACGAGTAAAATCAAAGGATCGGCTCGTTTCGTCACGCTGTCGGCAACCAGTGCGTCCACCAACGAAGTCCGGGAGGTGATTAAGCAGGCGCGGAATGAGCTCCGGCTCTGCAAGAGGAAAACAATCCTGTTTATTGATGAGATTCACCGCTTCAACAAGTCCCAACAG GACACCTTCCTGCCCCATGTGGAGTGCGGGGCAGTCACTCTGATTGGAGCAACCACTGAGAACCCGTCCTTCCAGGTGAACGCGGCTTTGCTGAGCAGGTGCAGGGTGCTGGTACTGGAGAAGCTGTCAGTCGAGGCAATGGGCTTGATCCTGAACAGGGCTGTGGCCGCACTTGGGATCCAAGTCCGGGGAGAAGGTCCAACAAATTCCTCTAATCGAAACCAGACCAATGGCAATGA ACCAAATATATCCATCGAACAGAAAGCCTTGGACACCATAGCCTACCTCTGTGATGGCGACGCAAGAACAGGACTCAACAGTCTCCAGCTGGCAGTTCAGGCGCAGATGAAATCCCCGCGATCGAACCGGTCGACGGCAGATGGACTTCCTCCACAGGTCGTGGTGACAGAGGAGCACATCAAGGAGGGTCTCCAGAGGTCCCACATCCTCTACGATAAAGCTG GTGAGGAGCATTACAACTGCATCTCTGCGTTGCACAAGTCCATGAGAGGCTCCCATGAGAACGCCTCCCTCTACTGGCTGGGCCGCATGCTGGAGGGCGGCGAGGACCCGCTCTACGTGGCCCGCAGGCTGGTCCGCTTCGCCAGCGAGGACGTAG GTTTAGCAGACCCCGCCGCTCTCACTCAGGCTGTGTCGGCCTTCCAAGCCTGTCACTTCATCGGCATGCCTGAAT GTGATTCTGGCTCAGTGTGCCATCTACCTTGCCCGGGCACCCAAGTCTGTGGAGATCTACAAGGCCTACAGCAATGTTAA
- the LOC105935401 gene encoding proproteinase E: MELLFFFLLAVTSVSGCGLSNYWSSTSRVVNGEEARPYSWPWQVSLESFYPTCGGTLVAPNWVLTAAHCITFHTYRVVLAEHDMDKEEGPEQSIMVAKMFIHPKWNDNCASCGNDIALLKLERSADLGDKVQPACLPAPASSLAHGQPCYITGWGRLYSGGPRATRLQQALLPVVGHSVCSQSDWWGSSAKTTMVCAGGESKSACHGDSGGPLNCKGQDNRWYVEGVTSFVDGRGCNTPKRPTVFTRVASFIPWISEVRESTKSYYITSWYMQS; this comes from the exons atggagttgttgttttttttcttgctggcTGTCACATCTG TGTCTGGCTGTGGCTTGTCCAATTACTGGTCCAGCACCAGTCGAGTGGTAAATGGGGAAGAGGCTCGTCCGTACAGCTGGCCATGGCAG GTTTCCTTGGAGTCGTTTTACCCCACTTGTGGAGGAACACTTGTTGCTCCGAACTGGGTCTTGACAGCTGCACACTGTATTAC atTCCACACATACAGAGTGGTGCTTGCTGAACATGATATGGACAAAGAAGAGGGACCTGAACAGTCCATCATGGTGGCAAAAATGTTCATCCATCCCAAATGGAACGATAACTGTGCGTCTTGTGG AAATGATATTGCCCTGCTCAAACTGGAAAGAAGCGCCGACCTCGGTGACAAGGTTCAGCCGGCCTGCCTGCCAGCGCCCGCTTCCTCTCTGGCCCACGGCCAGCCCTGCTACATCACAGGCTGGGGGCGTCTTTACT CCGGTGGTCCCCGGGCGACACGGCTACAGCAGGCGCTGCTTCCTGTGGTGGGTCACAGCGTCTGCAGCCAAAGTGACTGGTGGGGTAGCTCAGCCAAGACCACGATGGTTTGTGCAGGAGGAGAGAGCAAGTCGGCATGCCAC GGTGACTCTGGGGGCCCTCTAAACTGTAAGGGCCAGGACAACAGATGGTACGTGGAGGGAGTGACGAGCTTTGTCGATGGCCGTGGATGCAATACGCCTAAAAGGCCCACCGTTTTCACCCGGGTGGCCTCTTTTATCCCCTGGATCAGTGAGGTGAGGGAATCCACTAAAAGCTATTATATTACATCTTGGTACATGCAAAGTTGa